A genomic window from Coccinella septempunctata chromosome 9, icCocSept1.1, whole genome shotgun sequence includes:
- the LOC123320599 gene encoding translational activator of cytochrome c oxidase 1, whose protein sequence is MYKNIRQLTRIYAFHNELSRMTKRYAGHSKWANIRHIKGLKDAERANYFLKLSRQMKVAIQEGGSVDPAANSKLSNLIDQARRASMPAATIQSILKGSQTDKKPYKRLLLEIKGPGSCLMLCEIFSDNPHLTKQGIATILRKNGGKYIENITSLFTEKGIIEAEVKSSEEMSKVLEKATDDAIEAGAEDVTDVDNNILQFLCGSSNLKAVTTELEAKGYNILSSSIEYLPLKYQTLNEKDMETYLKLHEKLESVPEVVRIINNIEVE, encoded by the exons ATGTACAAAAATATAAGGCAATTAACGAGAATATACGCCTTCCACAATGAACTGAGTAGAATGACGAAAAGATACGCAGGACATTCGAAATGGGCCAATATTCGACACATAAAGGGCCTCAAAGATGCTGAACGAGCAAACTATTTCCTAAAACTGTCTAGGCAGATGAAGGTGGCCATTCAAG AGGGTGGGTCTGTCGATCCTGCAGCAAATTCTAAATTGTCCAACCTTATTGACCAGGCTCGTAGGGCCAGTATGCCTGCAGCAACCATTCAAAGCATCCTTAAAGGTTCTCAAACTGATAAAAAGCCATACAAGAGACTTTTGTTAGAGATAAA GGGGCCTGGGAGTTGTCTGATGCTTTGTGAGATTTTTTCTGATAACCCCCATTTAACAAAGCAAGGTATAGCTACAATTTTGAGGAAAAACGG TGGAAAATACATAGAAAACATAACTAGTCTATTCACTGAGAAAGGAATCATTGAAGCTGAAGTCAAATCTTCGGAAGAAATGAGTAAAGTCTTGGAAAAAGCAACGGATGATGCTATTGAAGCAGGAGCAGAAGACGTGACAGACGTTGATAACAATATTTTACAGTTCCTTTGTGGAAGCTCTAATTTGAAAGCTGTGACAACTGAACTTGAAGCGAAGGGATATAATATTCTGAGTTCTAGCATAGAATACTtaccattaaaataccaaaCTTTAAATGAAAAAGACATGGAGACATACCTTAAATTACATGAAAAATTAGAAAGTGTACCTGAGGTTGTTAGGATCATTAATAATATTGAggtggaatga
- the LOC123320598 gene encoding sodium/bile acid cotransporter 7-B-like produces MFSKSKHRVTPEEYIKRNWLLVAIITCIFLAGIYPKFGSKEGPLYTQYSVKYGAICIIFLISGLTLKTSSIFRTFQQYKLHLFIQTFTFILIPIVTQVFVKFLSLFGTNSWILRGLITVSCMPPPVSSAVILTRTAKGNETASIFNSVLGSFLGIVLTPILLLFNLGSTMVVPLLATVIQLTTTVLIPLIIGQVVRNFTNFKEHKFPLNTIGQAALLFVIYTTFCDTFLVSETGLSAIDVLITVLAVLFLQISFMLISFFLSQYFSNSFTRADIVSITFCSTHKSLTLGIPILRIMFQGYSHLSQISLPLLVYHPTQIILGGMVVSQLKDWILLERGRKPPI; encoded by the exons atgttttcTAAATCAAAACACAGGGTAACACCTGAGGAATATATAAAGCGTAACTGGCTCTTGGTTGCTATCATAACTTGCATATTTTTAGCTGGCATATATCCGAAATTCGGTTCAAAAGAAg GGCCACTATACACACAGTATTCCGTCAAGTATGGTGCTATCTGCATAATCTTTCTCATAAGCGGACTGACCTTAAAGACTTCCAGTATATTTCGTACTTTCCAACAATATAAattacatttatttattcagactTTCACTTTCATTCTGATCCCCATCGTTACCCAGGTTTTTGTGAAATTTCTGAGTTTATTCGGAACTAATTCATGGATACTGAGAGG gTTGATTACAGTGTCGTGTATGCCACCTCCAGTATCGAGTGCTGTGATTTTAACAAGAACGGCCAAAGGCAACGAAACTGCGTCTATTTTCAACTCGGTTTTAGGTAGCTTTTTAGGGATAGTTTTAACTCCAATACTTTTACTTTTTAATCTTGGTTCGACAATGGTAGTTCCACTATTAGCTACTGTGATACAACTCACTACGACAGTATTAATTCCATTGATTATAGGACAGGTTGTTAGGAATTTCACAAATTTCAAAGAGCACAAATTCCCTTTGAATACCATCGGACAGGCTGCTTTACTGTTTGTGATTTACACAACTTTTTGTGATACTTTCTTGGTATCAGAGACAGGACTGAGTGCTATTGACGTGCTAATCACGGTTCTAGCAGTACTTTTCTTACAAATATCTTTCATGCTGATTAGTTTTTTCCTATCGCAATATTTCAGCAATAGTTTTACAAGGGCAGATATTGTTTCTATTACGTTTTGTTCAACTCATAAATCGCTTACTTTAGGCATTCCGATCTTGAGGATTATGTTCCAGGGTTATTCCCACTTGAGTCAGATAAGTTTACCGTTGCTCGTGTATCATCCAACACAGATAATACTTGGGGGTATGGTGGTTAGTCAATTGAAAGACTGGATATTACTTGAGAGAGGCAGAAAACctcctatttga